Proteins encoded in a region of the Streptomyces sp. NBC_00310 genome:
- a CDS encoding erythromycin esterase family protein translates to MSQDIRDFVTPSCDLLALGEPTHQEPAFARVRNELFAQLVDQGFRSIALETDRVPALAVDAHVQEGAGDFDEVMSEGIAFGRGELAPNRQLITWMREYNRTRPPAERLAFHGIDAEMENMSAPSPRRYLEHARAYLAREAGPVSPLALASDSAVDIASLAGDDERWSRTEAVMDPAMSLGATAEAETLRCLADDLLTEFHARAPELIAATSRAEWFRAKAHLTAGLGLLRYHRQLAQPVEESTRISRLLATRDALMVENLLDIRTLEAGRGPTLVFAHNVHLQRSRSHMRMRDDLDLHWYGAGAVLGPLVGERYAFIAGSLGRSEALGLTDPAPDTYEAALQRRTTTWSLTPAPEPTSARTRTHPSAQQSRYFPLDEATLDGAAGVLHINADD, encoded by the coding sequence ATGAGTCAGGACATTCGAGACTTCGTGACCCCGTCGTGCGACCTCTTGGCCCTCGGCGAACCGACCCACCAGGAACCGGCCTTCGCGCGCGTCCGCAACGAACTGTTCGCCCAACTCGTCGATCAGGGCTTCCGCTCGATCGCCCTGGAAACCGACCGCGTGCCCGCGCTGGCCGTGGACGCCCATGTCCAGGAGGGGGCCGGCGACTTCGACGAGGTGATGAGCGAAGGCATCGCGTTCGGCCGCGGCGAACTGGCCCCAAACCGGCAACTGATCACCTGGATGCGCGAGTACAACCGGACCCGCCCGCCCGCGGAACGCCTCGCCTTCCACGGCATCGACGCCGAGATGGAGAACATGAGCGCGCCCAGCCCGCGCCGCTACCTCGAACACGCCCGTGCCTACCTCGCCCGCGAAGCGGGCCCCGTCTCCCCCCTCGCTCTCGCCTCCGATTCGGCCGTCGACATCGCGAGCCTCGCCGGGGACGACGAACGCTGGAGTCGTACGGAGGCGGTCATGGACCCGGCCATGTCCCTCGGCGCCACGGCGGAGGCCGAGACGCTCCGCTGCCTCGCGGACGACCTGCTCACCGAGTTCCACGCCCGCGCACCGGAACTGATCGCGGCGACCTCGCGTGCCGAGTGGTTCAGGGCGAAGGCCCACCTCACCGCCGGTCTCGGCCTGCTGCGCTATCACAGGCAGTTGGCACAGCCCGTCGAGGAGAGCACCCGTATATCCCGCCTGCTCGCCACCCGGGACGCCCTCATGGTCGAGAACCTCCTCGACATCCGCACCCTCGAGGCCGGCCGTGGCCCGACCCTGGTCTTCGCCCACAACGTGCACCTCCAGCGCAGCCGCAGCCATATGCGCATGCGCGACGACCTGGACCTCCACTGGTACGGCGCCGGCGCCGTATTGGGCCCGCTGGTGGGCGAGCGGTACGCCTTCATCGCGGGCAGCCTGGGCCGCAGCGAGGCGCTCGGCCTCACGGACCCCGCCCCGGACACCTACGAGGCCGCCCTGCAACGCCGCACCACCACCTGGTCCCTGACCCCGGCCCCCGAACCGACCTCCGCCCGGACCCGCACGCACCCCTCCGCACAACAGTCGCGCTACTTCCCCCTGGACGAGGCGACCCTCGACGGAGCGGCCGGCGTCCTGCACATCAACGCCGACGACTAG